In the Populus trichocarpa isolate Nisqually-1 chromosome 1, P.trichocarpa_v4.1, whole genome shotgun sequence genome, one interval contains:
- the LOC18095622 gene encoding NAC domain-containing protein JA2L: MGVQETDPLAQLSLPPGFRFHPTDEELLVQYLCRKVAGHHFSMQIIGEIDLYKFDPWLLPSKAIFGEKEWYFFSPRDRKYPNGSRPNRVAGSGYWKATGTDKIITSDGRKVGIKKALVFYIGKAPKGTKTNWIMHEYRLIESSRKHGSTKLDEWVLCRIYKKKSIAAQKSMSGVSSKEPSTNSPSSSFSSHFDDDVLDPLPEIDDRFLDLPRTNSLKPRQHEEKINLATLGSGSFDWATLAGLNSVPQLVQTQPCVSYSNSNVHDVYVPSMSQLCHMDTSAERMENLVEEEVQSGVRTRLDSVGNPVFFQQNSSVRPQSFSNSFDPYGLRHSIQPGSGFGFNQ; the protein is encoded by the exons ATGGGAGTGCAAGAAACAGACCCTCTTGCCCAACTGAGCTTGCCACCGGGTTTTCGGTTTCACCCGACTGATGAGGAGCTATTAGTGCAATATTTGTGCAGGAAAGTTGCTGGTCACCATTTCTCGATGCAAATCATTGGTGAAATTGATTTATACAAGTTTGATCCATGGCTCTTACCAA GCAAGGCGATATTTGGTGAAAAAGAATGGTACTTCTTTAGTCCTAGAGACCGTAAGTACCCAAATGGATCCCGACCCAATAGGGTTGCCGGGTCTGGGTATTGGAAGGCCACCGGTACTGATAAAATTATCACATCAGATGGACGTAAAGTAGGTATCAAGAAAGCTCTCGTCTTTTACATTGGCAAGGCCCCAAAAGGAACCAAAACTAATTGGATCATGCATGAATACCGCCTTATTGAATCCTCTCGCAAACATGGAAGCACGAAG TTGGACGAATGGGTATTGTGTCGGATTTATAAGAAGAAATCAATTGCTGCACAGAAATCCATGTCAGGTGTTTCAAGCAAGGAACCTAGTACTAATAGTCCATCTTCATCATTCTCTTCTCATTTCGATGATGATGTCCTTGACCCGTTGCCGGAGATTGATGACCGCTTCCTTGACTTGCCTCGAACCAACTCACTCAAACCAAGGCAACATGAAGAGAAAATCAACTTGGCCACTCTGGGCTCAGGGAGTTTTGATTGGGCGACTCTTGCTGGGCTCAACTCGGTGCCTCAACTCGTTCAAACACAGCCTTGTGTGAGTTACTCGAACAGTAATGTTCATGATGTGTATGTTCCTTCAATGTCCCAACTATGCCACATGGATACATCCGCGGAGAGGATGGAAAACTTGGTTGAAGAGGAGGTTCAAAGTGGAGTTAGAACTCGGCTGGATAGTGTTGGTAACCCAGTGTTTTTCCAACAAAACTCGAGCGTGAGGCCACAGAGCTTCTCTAACTCATTTGACCCGTATGGGTTAAGGCACTCGATCCAACCGGGTAGTGGGTTCGGGTTTAATCAGTAA